CGCTGATCACCGCGCGTTGGCCGATCCGCTTCGGCGGAGTCTCCGGCACCACAGCGACGATCGGCGGATTGCACCTCGCAGACCTCGGCCCGGACGGCACCCCGGTCGAGCCCAGGCAGATCCGTCCCGAAGTGCCATTCGAAATCTCCGCGGTCGCCGTGCGATCGCTGGAGTCGAACAAGGGCGTGCGCACCGCCGCCACCGTGCAGCATGTGCTCGAGCAGGCGTCGGTGGTCGACCAGAAGACCGATTTCATCCCGGTGCTGCGACTGGGCCAGCGCGCACCAGCGCGCACCGACGACTCGCTCGCCGATCCGGAACTGCTTGCGGCGGAGCGGGAACGGTCTCAGCGCATGATGTGGATCATGGTCGGGCTCGGCATCCTCGCCGCACTAGTTGTCGGAATCGTCATCTGGTGGATGGTCAGCGTGTTCGCGCCTGGCGCATCGGACGCGCCGCTGAACGAACAGCGCAACATCGGTCTCACGACCAACAGCCAGCCCTCACCGACACCGGCAGCCGCGGGCCCGAACATCGCGTCGAACGGCGTCCCGGTGCCGGTGACCGGTGTATCTGTGTTCTCGCCGGAAGGCACCCCCGATGGCGTCGGCCACGTCCAAGCGGTGCTGGACAACGATCCGGGCACCGAGTGGCGCACGGATCAGTACTTCCAGCAGTTCCCGGCCCTCAAGAAGGGGGTCGGCCTGCTGGCGACGCTACCCAGCCCGACCAAGCTGACGAACGTCTCGATCAACTCGCCCAGCTCCGGCACCTCGGTGGAGATCCGCACCTCGCCGACCGGCTCACCAACCCTGGATCAGACCCAGCTGATCGGCTCCGCCCGATTAGGCGACGGCGTCACCGACATCCCGGTGCACGCCGACCAAGCCGCCCGCTACGTGCTCGTCTGGATCACCGGACTGGGGAACTCCGGAGGTCAGTTCCAAACCGCTGTCACCGATATTCGTTTCGACGCCGCGCCTTAGCCCGGCCCAGGTAGGACTTCTGCCGCACGCATCGTTCGTGCAGGCCATTCGCTCGCGCGCCATGTGTCGCGCACTCCAATCAAGCTCAGCCCGATCGGTTTGTTGCTGCCAAATCGTTACGGACGATATGATCTTCTCGCGCTCTCAGCAGGGGAGCTTCCCGGGTTCTGGTGTCTCGTTCCTGGATGCTGCGAAATTTCGGCGATGGTCTACGGTGCCCGTCGCTGCTGTGAGCGTTGTCCAAGGGGTTGGCATTGTCGTCCGAATTGAACGAGGAACTTCGCGGGGGGACGTCGCGGCCGGTCGCGCACCGCGAACGCTCGTTCGTACCCGACGAATACTCTGATATCGAACTGCTGCAGGCGCATGTCCGCGGCCAGCGGCACGCGTTCGCGGAGCTGCTGCGCAGGCACAACGACCATCTCTGGCAGACCGCCCTGCGCGCGTCCTATACCCGGGAGGACGCGGCCGACTCGCTACAGGACGCGCTGCTATCCGCCCACCGCAGGGCGGCCTCGTTCCGCGCCGAGGCCGAGGTGCGCAGCTGGCTGCACGCGATCGTGGTGAATGCTTGCCTGGACCGGATCCGGCGCAACAAGACCAGGCGCGCGTTCTCGCTCTCACCCGAGACCATGCCCGAACCCGGCGATGACCGCGACGAGATGGCCGAGCTGGAGATGTCCATGATCATCGATCACGCGCTGTTCTCGTTGCCGCCGGAGCAGCGCACTGCGCTGGTGGCGATCGATCTGGAGGGGTATAGCGTGTCCGAGGCGGCAGCGATGCTCGGTGTGCCCGAGGGGACGATCAAGAGCCGGTGCGCCAGGGCGCGGCAGCGTTTGAAAGAGCGGTTGGAGTTTCTGCGTGATCCGGGGAACCGGAGGTAGCTGAGATGCGTCATTAATAGTGACGAACCACTGAACGATGTCCATGTAGTCCCCGTCGTCGAGGGATCCCCGTGATGTCAGATCCAAACAACGGAGGTGCGATGGCGACCCGGTCCGTGCCGCAGCCTCCGTTCACCGCCGACCTGCTCGCCGACCTGCACGCCGGCAATGTGACGCCGGAGCAGCGCGAGCAGTTGTGGCCGGTGGTGTCGCGCGATCCGGAGGCGCTGCGCTTTCTGCGCTCGCTCGACGACGTCACCGCGGAACTGCGCGCTCTCGGCCGCGACGAGCACATCATCCACGCCATGCCCGGGGACGTGGCCGCACAGCTCGCGCGGGTCGTCGATGAGTTGGACCTGTCCGAGCCTCCTACCGAGCCGAGGACCGCTATCCACCGGCTGTCATCCGGTTCCGAGGCTGAATCCGACGGCGAGTCAATGGTTTCCCAATCCGTTCCCGCACCGCTGGTCTCGCTCGACGAGCGACGCCACAGCAGGCGTCGCTGGCTCGCCGCGGCGGCCGCGATCGCGATGGTGGCGTGCGCAGGAGTTGCCGTGACGACGCTGCGCGACGACGACGACGTCGCGCCGACCGCTCAGCCGACCGTCCAGCCGACCGCAGGCAACAATGACGAACTGGGCGACGACCTCACCGCCACGGCCGCGCTCAGCGCGCTGGGCCGCCACGACATCTCCGGCTCGCTCGCGAGGCCGGGAGCGCTCGACCGCTGCGTCCACGCGAACGGACTGGACCGTGCGGTGCTCGGCTCGACCGACATCAGGTTCCAGGGCCGCGACGCGGTTCTCATCCTGCTCCCCGGCCCGCGCCCGCCCAAGATCACCGCCCTGGTCGTCGGGACCGGTTGCCGCACAGACGATCCTCAGCGGAGAGCGCTGCAGGACATCGGCTGACACTGCGATCTCGGCCACGCTCGTGGTGTGACCCGGTCAACGTGGGAACAACAGCCATTACCCTGTTGTTGACCGCTACGTCCACCGATTCTCCCCGGAAGGCCCCATGAGCACGCCAGTTTCCGACCTGATCATCGTCGGCTCCGGCCCTGCCGGCTACACGGCGGCCGTGTACGCGGCCCGCGCGGAGCTCCAGCCGCTGGTGTTCGAGGGAACCCAGTTCGGCGGCGCACTGATGACCACCACCGAAGTGGAGAACTTCCCAGGCTTTCGCGACGGCATCATGGGCCCGGATCTTATGGACGAGATGCGCGAGCAGGCCAAGCGGTTCGGTGCCGACATCCGCACCGAGGACGTGGATGCCATCGATCTCAACGGTCCGATCAAGAAGGTCACCGTCGGCGATCAGACCTACCAGGCGCACGCCGTGATCCTCGCCATGGGCTCGGCCGCCCGCTACCTGAACGTGCCGGGTGAGCAGCGGCTGCTCGGCCGCGGTGTCAGCGCTTGCGCCACCTGCGACGGCTTCTTCTTCAAGGGCCAGGACATCGTCGTGGTCGGTGGTGGCGACTCGGCGATGGAGGAGGCCATCTTCCTGACCAAGTTCGCCTCCAGCGTCACCATCGTGCACCGCCGAGAGGAGTTCCGCGCCTCCCGCATCATGCTGGAGCGGGCAAGGGCGAACGAGAAGATCGAGTTCGTGCTGAACTCCGAGGTGCTCGAGGTGCACGGCGAGAACAGCGTCACCCACCTGACCCTGCGCGACACCCGCACCGGCGAGATCTCCGAACTGGCCGCGACCGGCCTGTTCGTGGCGATCGGCCACGATCCGCGTAGCGAGTTGGTCGAGGGCCAGGTCGAGCTGGACGACGAGGGCTACGTGCAGGTGCTGCACCCGTCGACCGCCACCGATGTGCCTGGCGTTTTTGCCGCGGGCGACCTCGTCGACCACACCTACCGTCAGGCGATCACCGCCGCGGGGACCGGCTGCCGCGCGGCTATCGATGCCGAGCGCTGGCTCGCCGAACATGGCGACATCACCTCGAACCGCCTCGAGAACGCGGGCGACTCGGTTTCCGTACCCGCCAACTGAGCTTCCGTCTCGTTTCACCGCAAGGAGAGAGAATTTATGGCCGAGTCTGCCAAGACGGTCACCGTCACCGACGCGTCCTTCGCCGACGACGTGCTGCTCAGCGAGAAGCCCGTCCTCGTCGACTTCTGGGCCGACTGGTGCGGACCGTGCAAGATGGTCGCCCCAGTCCTGGAGGAGATCGCAGGGACACATGCGGACAAGCTGACCATCGCGAAACTGGACGTGGATGCAAACCCCGGCACCGCCCGCGATTATCAGATTCTTTCGCTGCCTACTATGATGCTGTTCCGCGGCGGTAAGCCGGTCAAGCAGATCGTCGGAGCGAAGGGCAAAGCCGCCCTTCTGCGGGAACTCGAAGGCGTCATCTGACGACGCGATTCGACGACGCGCCGTAGGATGCCTGGACCCGGGATTGCCGAAATCCGGTCCAGGTTTGAGACAATCGACCGACGCTCCGGTCGTGCGAGGGTGTGTGCCATCGCATGAGTGGGTACCCGCGGGTTGACGGAAGGAAAGGGCTCTCACGCATGCACCGACTTCGTCACGGCGATACCGGTCCAGCCGTAGCAGAGGTTCGGAGCACCCTGGCAAGCCTCGGGTTCCTACACGCCCATGTCAGTACCGGGCGCGCGGGCGCGCGCGAGTACTGGATGGACAAAGACGCTATCTTCGACCATCACCTCGACTCCGCGGTGCGCGCGTTCCAGCAGCACCGCGGGCTCTTGGTCGACGGCGTAGTCGGCCCCGCGACCTACCGTGCACTGAAGGAAGCGTCCTACCGGCTCGGTGCGCGGACGCTGATCTACCAACTCTCCGCGCCGCTGTACGGCGACGACGTGGCCACGCTCCAGCGCAGGCTGCAGGACCTCGGCTTCTACGTCCACCGCGTGGACGGCTACTTCGGTCCGCATACCCATGACGGGCTCACGGCCTTCCAACGGGAGATCGGGCTGGCCGCCGACGGCATCTGCGGTCCCGACACGCTGCGCTCGCTCGACCTGCTCGGTGCAAGGGTCACCGGCGGCAACCCACACCGGATCGCCGAGGAAGAGGTGGTACACCGCGCGGGTCCGCAGCTCACCGGCAAACGGATCGTCATCGATCCGGGCCTCGGCGGACCGGACAAGGGCTACGTGGTGCCCACCGAGTACGGCGACGTCTACCAGTCGGAAGTCCTGTGGGACTTGGCAAGTCGCCTGGAGGGCCGGATGGCGGCGACCGGTATGGAGACCTTCCTGTCCCGGCCGTGGGGCGCCAATCCGACCGACTCCGAACGCGCCGACACCTCGAACGCGTTCGACGCAGATCTCATGATCTCGCTGCGTTGCGCCGTCAACCCGAGTCCGCTGGCCAACGGCGTTGCCGGATTCTACTTCGGTAACTCGCACGGCTCGGTGTCGATGATCGGCCAAGTGCTGGCCGGATTCATCCAGCGCGAGGTCGTAGCGCGAACCTCGTTGCAGGACTGCCGAACCCATGCACGAACCTGGGATCTGTTGCGACTCACCAAGATGCCGACCGTCCAGGTCGACATCGGTTACCTGACAAACCCGTACGACGCCTCGGTGCTCACCAACCCGCGTATGCGCGACGTGATCGCCGAAGCCATCCTGATCTCGGTGAAGCGGCTGTACCTGCTCGGTCAGGATGACCAGCCCACCGGCACCTACACTTTCGCGGAGCTGCTGGCAGAGGAGCTTGCCGCGGCGGATCGGATGTAGTAGGGGTCCCAATCGAATCACGAAGCGCTACTTGCCATTTCCTATCGGCAAGTGGCGCTTCGGATATCGATTCGGTTCAGCATGCTCCGACGCGGGCCGGAGGAGCCATCGAGGCGGCGGCGAGCAGCTGGTCCAACGCCCGTTCGACGTCTTCCTTCCAGCCGTGATCGGAATTGAGCTCCAACCGCAGCCGCGGGAATCTGTGGTGGGGAGCGACCACCTCGAAGCCGACGTCCTCCAAGAAGTCAGCGTCGACCATGCAGGTCTCGGGCGAGCATTCGGTCATTGCGCCCGGCACGCCTGCGCCCTTGATCGGCGCGATGATCCGCTCCATCAGGGTCATCGAGCCGAATCGCTCCGACAGCGCCCGCGCCGGTGGGTCGGTGCGAATACCGAACGCCTCCAGCGCGCGGACACCGCGGCGCACCAGATCGGCCACGACAGCCTGGATCAGCCGGTGGGCGATGTCGGCATCCTGATAGGGGAATTCGGCCCGCAGCGTGGTCAGCAGGACCGCGTCTGGGCTCACCGGAGATGTGGGGAAGAGGGTGGCCCGCGGCACCGCGCTCGGCGGCGCGTACAAGGCGCAGCCAGCGATGTTGCCGTCGACATTCGCCACCTGCCCGCACGAGCCCCACTCCAGCATCACCGTCGACAACCAGGCTTCCTTCTCGAAGACCGGATCGCTGAAGTTGCGGGAGTCCTCGGCCACGGCAGGATCTATCTCCCAGAACACGCAGCGCCGCGCATGTGCGGGGAGCTTCTCCAGTCCACCGAGGGTTAGTGCTGTGACGCTGGTCGACACCGCTCTGCTCAGCCTCCAGCTGTCCGATTCATCCACGCTCATGCCGCATCAATGGTTTCTCGCCAGCAAGAATAAGCGATCAAAGAGAACCCGCCTCATTCCATATCGCTGTGCTGTTGGTCGGAGAACTTGTGGTGTTCCGCGGGGAGCCGTGCAACGCCCCGCGACCCACGTGAACCCACGCCGTCACAGTGACGTTTCGGCAGCGGATCCACACCCATCGGAATCACAAGCTATTTTTGTCACTTCTGTCACACAGTGGGAGTGTTCTGCTCCATCAGGGCGACGATGCGCTCGAGGTCTTCGACCGATCCGAATTCGACGACGATCTTGCCCTTGCGCTTGCCCAGACTCACGGTGACCCTGGTGTCGAACGAACCGGACAACCGTTCCGCCACGTCTTGCAGCCCGGGCATGTGAATCGGTTTCCGCTGGGGAGCGGGGGAGGGCGCTGTGGCGTCCGGATCCCGGTTCGCCAGCGTGACGGATTCCTCCGTGGCGCGAACCGAGAGGCCCTCGGCGACGATGCGGGCGGCGAGCACCTCTTGAGCATCCGCACCCGCCTCGAGACCGAGCAGTGCCCGCGCGTGTCCGGCGGACAGCACGCCCGCTGCGACCCTGCGCTGCACCGGAATAGGCAGCTTCAACAGACGGATCATATTTGTCACCACGGGGCGGGAACGACCGAGCCGGGCCGCCAATTCCTCGTGCGTAACGTCGAATTCCTCCAGCAGCTGCTGGTAGGCGGCCGCCTCTTCGAGCGGATTCAGCTGTACCCGGTGAATGTTCTCCAGCAGGGCGTCGCGGAGCATCGACTCGTCCGCGGTCTCCCGGACGATCGCGGGGATGATTGCCAGGCCGGCCTCCTGACAGGCCCTCCAGCGTCGCTCGCCCATGACGAGCTGATAGCGGTCGGCGCCTGGCACGACCCTGCGCACCACGATCGGCTGCATCAGACCGAACTCGCGGATCGAATGCACCAGCTCGGACAGCGCTTCTTCTTCGAAGACCGTGCGCGGCTGCCTGGGGTTCGGCTCGATCTGATCCGGCGGAATCTCTCGGTAGATCGCGCCACCGGCCGCGAGTTCGGCGCTGTCGTCGGTGGGGTCGGGAACCCGGTGCAGGTAGGTTGAGGCGGGCTGCGGCCCGATCGGATCCAGACCGATGACGCTTGCCGCGGCGCTGCTGAGGCCCGGCGTGGCCGCCGGTGCCGTCGGTATCAGCGCGGCTAGACCGCGCCCTAGCCCACCCTTCTTCGCCTGACTCATCGGTCTATCGACCCCTTCCTCGTTCCGCCACCAAACCGGACTTGCCGAGCATCAGATCGGCACGCCGAGTCACTCCACCGACTTCGTCGCGGGGCCAAGCACTATCGCGCGGGCCGCGATCTCGCGACCAGCATCCAGGTAGCTCATCGCGCCCCGGGAGCCTGGATCATAATCGAGAACCGTCATGCCGTAGCCCGGCGCCTCCGACACCTTCACACTGCGCGGAATCACCGAGCGCAGCACCACATCGCCGAAGTGCCCACGGACCTCCTCGGCGACCTGGTCCGCCAGCTTGGTCCGGCCGTCGTACATCGTCAGGATCACGGTCGACACATGAAGCTCCGGATTCAGGTGCGCCTGCACCAGACCGATGTTGCGGAGGAGCTGACCGACGCCTTCCAGCGCGTAGTACTCGCACTGGATCGGGATCAGCACCTCCTTAGCCGCGACCATCGCGTTGACGGTGAGCAGACCCAGTGAGGGCGGGCAGTCGATCATCACGTAGTCGATGTCGTACCCGGCGATGTTCGCTTCTTGAATAGCAGCCTTCAGTCGCCCCTCCCGGGCCACCATCGACACCAGTTCGATCTCGGCGCCCGCCAGATCGATAGTCGCGGGAACGCACAGGAGTCGTTCACTATGCGGGCTCTGCTGGATCGCGTCCCTGATGGAGACCTCGCCGATGAGGAGCTCGTAGCTAGAAGGGACGCCCGAGTGATGCTCGATACCGAGGGCAGTACTGGCGTTGCCCTGCGGATCGAGATCGATCACGAGCACCGTCATCCCCTGATGAGCCAGAGCGGCCGCCAGATTCACCGCGGTGGTCGTTTTCCCGACGCCGCCTTTCTGATTGGCGATCGTGATGATGCGTTGCTCGTGCGGTTTCGGCACAGTCACCTTTCCTGGATGGAGGACCTGACTTGCACGTTGAGCTTCGGCGGCTATCGGGGTCTCACTGGGGGAGATGTGCCCGAACGGTGTGCTTCCGAATGCTTCCGCGTCGAAATTGCTGGAGTCCAGCATCCCCGGCACGCGCGACGTCGTTTCCCGTGAAACATTCGCCGGACCGCTCGACATAGACAGCTCCTTACCCGAGAACTTCAGACGACGTGTACGCGCCAGGCGGGGACGGCGCCGTGTCTGGCAACAGCCTTTGTCGAGATCGAACATGATGCTCAACCGGGTTCGCGGCGCCCGATCGACCGAGCGGAGCCCTTGCCGATGTGACAACCAGATTCCTCCGTGGCATCTACGCTCACGCCCAACGCCCACTAGCTTGCCAGCACTGAGCGCGATAAGAAAGCTGAATCGCGGCGACGCGCAAAGGGACACGCAAAACCGCAGGATTCGAGACTCGGTGTTCGCTGTTTCACATGAAACATTGGTGCCACAAGAGGCTTCCGGCGGATCGGCCCCCTTGGCTTTCCGTCCCAACGTGCATCCCATGCGCGGTGGAGCACGGGTGAGTGGACGGGACCTTGATGTGCCCGCACCAAATGGTCGTCGGAGTTGCCGTGGCCCAACGGCCTGATCCTGGCGGAAGCGGTACTGCGAGTGGGATCGAATCACGATGCGAGGATGCGGCGTTGGCTTCTGCATGATTCCAGGAGAGTCGGCGGGGCCGAACCGGTGTGGCGGCGCGGACCAGTGCAGGGTTATGCCGCAAGCGGCTCGGCGGATTCGATCCCGATTGATCGGGGGAGCGAGCTGCGCCCCGCCACACAGACTGGCACTGCTCTGCGGAATTTTCCTGCGACGCGCCTCAGGCAGATGTTTCACGTGAATCCATTCGGGCGAGCTAGATTTCTTCGACACTGAGCCAACCGGTACCGCCGCTCGGATCGCAACTTCCATACTGGCGCGCCCCGGAAGCCCTCGCGTCGTCTGAAACCTGAGAGTCGCCTCGTTAGCCCCCTGTCATGCAATGCGACGGACTAGGTGCCGACATGGCGCCGAGGTTGATTCACGTGAAACATCGGCGAGTCACCACAGAACAGTTCGTCAAGCAGCTCCAGATCTGGTCCGCTGCCTCTTCCCATGCGATCGGACAAGAACCTGAAGAACCCCAGCTACTTCAATCACGAACGCTGTTGCGACGAATGGACTGCAGGAATCAACCTTGCGGGAACATGGACACGGCCGGAGACGGCGAAAGCCACTGTGGGTCGCCTCTCGGTGTCGAGGTAGCAACGGATGCACGGCGCTTCCAGTCGGGGAGTGATGCGAGAGTGACTCGGATCCACACCGCTTGTCCCGCGGGTCCGCTACCTTCCGTCAGAGTGACGAAATGCGCCGCCCCTCAGAGGCGCCCGTCCGCTACCCGCAATCGACCGCACCTGTTAGGCCAGCACGAGGTGCCCGATGGAACGGACCTCACACGCACCCGTTGGGCGAACCGAATTCTCCTACTTGGCCTTCCGAGCCGAACGCCTCACTCGCCCACGCTCGTCCGTCCCGCTGCGGCCTGCGCCCTTCGCTCGGCGCTCGACCGTCCGCTCTACCCGCCGCCGCGAGCTCCGCTCGGCACGGGGAAGCCGCTCGGCGCTGATCACCATCGTCGGCGTGGACACCAACCCGACACCGCACTGGAGAACGATCGCGTTACCCGCGCCGGCCCGAGCTAGCGCTTCTCCATCGCGTTCAAGTTCCTCCGCCGCGCTGGCTCCCTTGAGCGCGAGCATGTGTCCGTGGTCGCGGAGGAGAGGGAGCGACCACTGGGCCAGCTTCCCGAGGGGGGCGACCGCGCGCGACGTGACGACGTCGGCTCCGCCCGCCTCCTTCATCACGCCCGATTGCTCGGCGCGGCCGCGCACAACGGTCATGTCCAACCCGGCCGACTCGATGAACTCGCTCAGGAAGATCGTGCGGCGCAGCAGCGGCTCGACCAGGGTGATCCGGAGGTCCGGTCGAGCGATCGCGAGCGGGATGCCAGGCAGCCCGGCGCCACTACCGATGTCAACCACGGACGCGCCCTCGGCGATCAGATCGCCGAGCACCGCGCAATTGAGGATGTGCCGATCCCAGAGGCGTGGCACCTCACGGGGGCCGATCAACCCGCGCTCCACACCGGCGGTTGCGAGCGCCGCGCAGTATCGCCGCGCGAGATCGAGTCGGTCACCGAAAACGGTTGCCGCCGACGCGGGTGGCTCCAGCTCTGTTGGCACCGCGGTGATTCCACCGAGATCTCGTTCCACGTGAAACATCCTTCCGAACTCGAGTCGATCAGCGAGCGAGCAGTCGGGCGCCGGGCACGAATAAGGCCCCCGGTCCGAAGACCAGAGGCCCTATCCAACCACTACCCGTCCCCGCCGCGAAACATGACGCCCTCGGGAAAGTCTGATGTTCAGGAGGGAACGACCACCACGTGACGGTTCGGCTCGACACCTTCGCTCTCGCTGCTGACACCATCGACCGCGGCCACCGCGTCGTGCACGATCTTGCGTTCGAACGGCGTCATCGGCGCCAGCGGCTCCGGCGCACCCGAATCCAGCACGCGCTGCGCCACGGCCACGCCGAGCGCGCTCAGCTCCGACCGACGCTTGGCACGCCACCCCGCCACGTCCAGCATCAACCGACTGCGCACACCCGTCGCCTGCTGCACGGCCAGGCGAGTCAGCTCCTGCAGAGCATCGAGTACCTCGCCGTTGCGGCCGACGAGCTTCGCCAGGTCGCGGCCGCCGTCAAT
The DNA window shown above is from Nocardia sp. NBC_01730 and carries:
- the sigM gene encoding RNA polymerase sigma factor SigM yields the protein MELLQAHVRGQRHAFAELLRRHNDHLWQTALRASYTREDAADSLQDALLSAHRRAASFRAEAEVRSWLHAIVVNACLDRIRRNKTRRAFSLSPETMPEPGDDRDEMAELEMSMIIDHALFSLPPEQRTALVAIDLEGYSVSEAAAMLGVPEGTIKSRCARARQRLKERLEFLRDPGNRR
- the trxB gene encoding thioredoxin-disulfide reductase; translated protein: MSTPVSDLIIVGSGPAGYTAAVYAARAELQPLVFEGTQFGGALMTTTEVENFPGFRDGIMGPDLMDEMREQAKRFGADIRTEDVDAIDLNGPIKKVTVGDQTYQAHAVILAMGSAARYLNVPGEQRLLGRGVSACATCDGFFFKGQDIVVVGGGDSAMEEAIFLTKFASSVTIVHRREEFRASRIMLERARANEKIEFVLNSEVLEVHGENSVTHLTLRDTRTGEISELAATGLFVAIGHDPRSELVEGQVELDDEGYVQVLHPSTATDVPGVFAAGDLVDHTYRQAITAAGTGCRAAIDAERWLAEHGDITSNRLENAGDSVSVPAN
- the trxA gene encoding thioredoxin; the encoded protein is MAESAKTVTVTDASFADDVLLSEKPVLVDFWADWCGPCKMVAPVLEEIAGTHADKLTIAKLDVDANPGTARDYQILSLPTMMLFRGGKPVKQIVGAKGKAALLRELEGVI
- a CDS encoding N-acetylmuramoyl-L-alanine amidase, whose product is MHRLRHGDTGPAVAEVRSTLASLGFLHAHVSTGRAGAREYWMDKDAIFDHHLDSAVRAFQQHRGLLVDGVVGPATYRALKEASYRLGARTLIYQLSAPLYGDDVATLQRRLQDLGFYVHRVDGYFGPHTHDGLTAFQREIGLAADGICGPDTLRSLDLLGARVTGGNPHRIAEEEVVHRAGPQLTGKRIVIDPGLGGPDKGYVVPTEYGDVYQSEVLWDLASRLEGRMAATGMETFLSRPWGANPTDSERADTSNAFDADLMISLRCAVNPSPLANGVAGFYFGNSHGSVSMIGQVLAGFIQREVVARTSLQDCRTHARTWDLLRLTKMPTVQVDIGYLTNPYDASVLTNPRMRDVIAEAILISVKRLYLLGQDDQPTGTYTFAELLAEELAAADRM
- a CDS encoding GNAT family N-acetyltransferase; the protein is MSTSVTALTLGGLEKLPAHARRCVFWEIDPAVAEDSRNFSDPVFEKEAWLSTVMLEWGSCGQVANVDGNIAGCALYAPPSAVPRATLFPTSPVSPDAVLLTTLRAEFPYQDADIAHRLIQAVVADLVRRGVRALEAFGIRTDPPARALSERFGSMTLMERIIAPIKGAGVPGAMTECSPETCMVDADFLEDVGFEVVAPHHRFPRLRLELNSDHGWKEDVERALDQLLAAASMAPPARVGAC
- a CDS encoding ParB/RepB/Spo0J family partition protein, coding for MSQAKKGGLGRGLAALIPTAPAATPGLSSAAASVIGLDPIGPQPASTYLHRVPDPTDDSAELAAGGAIYREIPPDQIEPNPRQPRTVFEEEALSELVHSIREFGLMQPIVVRRVVPGADRYQLVMGERRWRACQEAGLAIIPAIVRETADESMLRDALLENIHRVQLNPLEEAAAYQQLLEEFDVTHEELAARLGRSRPVVTNMIRLLKLPIPVQRRVAAGVLSAGHARALLGLEAGADAQEVLAARIVAEGLSVRATEESVTLANRDPDATAPSPAPQRKPIHMPGLQDVAERLSGSFDTRVTVSLGKRKGKIVVEFGSVEDLERIVALMEQNTPTV
- a CDS encoding ParA family protein → MLDSSNFDAEAFGSTPFGHISPSETPIAAEAQRASQVLHPGKVTVPKPHEQRIITIANQKGGVGKTTTAVNLAAALAHQGMTVLVIDLDPQGNASTALGIEHHSGVPSSYELLIGEVSIRDAIQQSPHSERLLCVPATIDLAGAEIELVSMVAREGRLKAAIQEANIAGYDIDYVMIDCPPSLGLLTVNAMVAAKEVLIPIQCEYYALEGVGQLLRNIGLVQAHLNPELHVSTVILTMYDGRTKLADQVAEEVRGHFGDVVLRSVIPRSVKVSEAPGYGMTVLDYDPGSRGAMSYLDAGREIAARAIVLGPATKSVE
- the rsmG gene encoding 16S rRNA (guanine(527)-N(7))-methyltransferase RsmG; translated protein: MFHVERDLGGITAVPTELEPPASAATVFGDRLDLARRYCAALATAGVERGLIGPREVPRLWDRHILNCAVLGDLIAEGASVVDIGSGAGLPGIPLAIARPDLRITLVEPLLRRTIFLSEFIESAGLDMTVVRGRAEQSGVMKEAGGADVVTSRAVAPLGKLAQWSLPLLRDHGHMLALKGASAAEELERDGEALARAGAGNAIVLQCGVGLVSTPTMVISAERLPRAERSSRRRVERTVERRAKGAGRSGTDERGRVRRSARKAK
- a CDS encoding Jag family protein, which translates into the protein MTIETDGGDATVATTMVNAETDTGDVVNDAEDALIEEGEIAGDYLEQLLDVLDFDGDIDLDVEGDRAIVSIDGGRDLAKLVGRNGEVLDALQELTRLAVQQATGVRSRLMLDVAGWRAKRRSELSALGVAVAQRVLDSGAPEPLAPMTPFERKIVHDAVAAVDGVSSESEGVEPNRHVVVVPS